The Thermodesulfobacteriota bacterium genome includes the window TTTTTGAGTTCAGATATGAAAATGTAGTGTTTATCGATATCGACCTTTCGATCAATCTTTCCTTCATAGAAGAAGCAGCAAGTCTTCTTGACAGTTATACGGTCGTTATAGGATCAAAGAAAAGGGGGAAAGACCAAAGAAATATCTTAAGAGTCTTTGCTGGGTCCTTATTTGTTCGGTTTGTCCAATTAATCCTCGGTCTCCCTTATAGCGATTATTCTATAGGAGGAAAGGCATTTAGAAAGAGCTTCCTTTTGGAGAATATAAGACTCATAGATGACCGCACAAACTACGTCCTCTCACTCATATATGCCGCCTATAAGAAGGGTGAAAGAATTATCGAGATTCCTGTTTTTTGCGACGACAAAAGGAAGAGCCGCTTCAGTCTCTTATCCGAAATCTTTTATAGATCTTACATGGTTTCAAAGCTGAGACTTGGTAAAGTTTTAAAAAAACCATAGTGCGGGCACGCAATTTACGTGCTAAAAAGCGCAAATCAAAAGAGGGGCTTTTTTGTAAGTTCCAAGTATTCAAGGATAGCTATAAGACAGAGAAGGCCCATTCCAATAAGTCCAAGAACGGTAAGAAGATCAATCCAATTAACCCTTTTTCCCATAAAAATGAGCAATTAACTTCCTAGCAAGTTTTGTGCCTTTTTTATTTCAGAAGATCAAATTCTGGTAGATGGATGGCCGTTTAATCTTGATGTGCGTTTTTTAAGGACTAAAATTACGAGAAAGCCGAGGGAGAGAAAAAAATATAGATCTCCCATCGTGTGAATCCAAGATCTGTCAAATTTTATAGATACGAAGCCACTTTCTGGAATAACAAGCATGAAGGATGGCGCGCAAAGATATACTTTTTTTGCTCCCTCCACCCGAAAAAGAGGATGGTAGCTTACCCTCACTAGATGTGGGTGGCCTATAAGAGGGGTCTCAAACTGAATCTCTTCCGGTCTCTGAGTGACCCTTATCGTGAATCGGCTAAGCGGAAAGCAAAGCGGTCTTCGCGGTATGTTTTTTATATCTTCTGTTTCGAGTCTAAACCTTACATCATCTTTTTCGGCGAGTATCAAGGGAACATCCAAGTTTTGAGGATCTTTAAACCATTCGTAAAAGTCCTTCTTCCAATTTTTACCCCTGTAAACTACAGGTTCCATCGTTACAGGCTTTACGAGAATGTAGTCTGTTGTCTTAACCTTGTATATCTCTATATCGCCGATTTTTGCCAAAGGCTCGTAGTAGTCCGGAAACTTCCTAATTTCCTCCTTTACTTTGTCGCTTTTTACTATGTAGTGGGTTACTCCAAACATCGATAGATGCATAGATGCGGTTTTTAAGTCGAGGTTTGCCACAGGATACTGCCAGAAAGGAGCGGATATTTCCTTTGATATCTCTGACTGGATGTAAAAGACGTAAGGCGAAGTGATGGAAGACTGCATGTAGAGCCCTTCAAGCGTATCCCTTCCCGTAAACATCTTCATAAGTTCAAATATGCGGACCGTGCCATACTTGTCGTAGCTTAAAGAGTGCTCGTAGACGACCCTTCCACCGTCGTGTAGTTCTTTGAGCTTTTCAAATATTCTCACAAGCTCAGGATATGCAGGTTTACTTTCAATTCCAGAATAGTTCCACTCGATCCATTTGGGTATGTAGGTCGTGTTGAACCTCAAAAAGACTGCAGTAAAAAGAAAAAACAGAATGACGTACTTCATCTTTGCGATGCCAAGTCTTTTTGTCCACAAAACAGAGGGCAAAAGCAAAAAGTACTGGGCAAAGGTCAAAAACCTTATGTCTCCGAGCCCTATTGGATACGCGATAAAATAGAGAAAAACTGAGACGGAAAAAGAATAAAGGAGGAAACGTACACTCTTTTCTTTAAAGAAGTAAAAAAAGGCAGCAAAAGACAAGGCAAAAAAAGGCACCATGTGTGGAGGAAGGACTTCCCTTATCGATCCAAAATGCCACTTAAACATAAAAGGTGTAGTGTAAGGCAAATTGTAAAGGAAGGGGATGAACCAGTACGCCATAAATCCGACTCCCAAAAGGTAGAACTTGAAAAGGTAGAGAAGCTCTTTAATAGGGGTCCTTTTTAGAAGAAAGAATGTGCTAATAAGAAGAAAGGTAAAAAGTGTGTAACCGTGACTGAGACCCATGATGGCGAAAAGAACTGAGTTAAGGATGAGGTGTCTTTCTTTTTCAATGCCGTAAAAGATAAAACCCAAAAGGGCCACAAAAACTGAAAAACTGAAAGAAAATGCGAATTCTCCGGCAAGGGTAGAAGGTATGTTTCCTCCCCACATCGTGTTTTCTTCGTTAAAGAGGAAATAAAGCGAAAGAATTGAGGAGAAAAGGCAGATCGACCTTTCAAACCCAAGAAGTGAAAATAAAAGATAAGTCGCAATCGGCAAAAAAAGCGAACCTAGAATCGTCGTAAGTTTAAAAGCAACTTGAGGAGGCAGAAATTCAGAAAGCATGGATGCTAAAAAAAATGGCAGAGGAAAGTAATGGTAAAATATCGGAAATCCAGCGTAATTACCCATAAAATAACCCATGATCTTACCATTCGGTAAAAGATACTCCTTCATGTACTTGAAAGCCATGTAATGGGAAGGCGTATCACCGCCTGCAGGGATAGTTTCTAAAAAGATAAGGTTCGGGTTAAACGTTGCAAAAAGGTAAGCAAAAATTCCCGCAAGAA containing:
- a CDS encoding glycosyltransferase, translating into MEPLKPFSLFIPVFNEEDLLETNTEIVKSYLSRRHFTYEIVIVDNGSTDSTSEIGRDLMKKYKEVRFYTVPKRGPGYALKRALFEFRYENVVFIDIDLSINLSFIEEAASLLDSYTVVIGSKKRGKDQRNILRVFAGSLFVRFVQLILGLPYSDYSIGGKAFRKSFLLENIRLIDDRTNYVLSLIYAAYKKGERIIEIPVFCDDKRKSRFSLLSEIFYRSYMVSKLRLGKVLKKP
- a CDS encoding 6-pyruvoyl-tetrahydropterin synthase-related protein, translated to MVFSFFVLAGIFAYLFATFNPNLIFLETIPAGGDTPSHYMAFKYMKEYLLPNGKIMGYFMGNYAGFPIFYHYFPLPFFLASMLSEFLPPQVAFKLTTILGSLFLPIATYLLFSLLGFERSICLFSSILSLYFLFNEENTMWGGNIPSTLAGEFAFSFSFSVFVALLGFIFYGIEKERHLILNSVLFAIMGLSHGYTLFTFLLISTFFLLKRTPIKELLYLFKFYLLGVGFMAYWFIPFLYNLPYTTPFMFKWHFGSIREVLPPHMVPFFALSFAAFFYFFKEKSVRFLLYSFSVSVFLYFIAYPIGLGDIRFLTFAQYFLLLPSVLWTKRLGIAKMKYVILFFLFTAVFLRFNTTYIPKWIEWNYSGIESKPAYPELVRIFEKLKELHDGGRVVYEHSLSYDKYGTVRIFELMKMFTGRDTLEGLYMQSSITSPYVFYIQSEISKEISAPFWQYPVANLDLKTASMHLSMFGVTHYIVKSDKVKEEIRKFPDYYEPLAKIGDIEIYKVKTTDYILVKPVTMEPVVYRGKNWKKDFYEWFKDPQNLDVPLILAEKDDVRFRLETEDIKNIPRRPLCFPLSRFTIRVTQRPEEIQFETPLIGHPHLVRVSYHPLFRVEGAKKVYLCAPSFMLVIPESGFVSIKFDRSWIHTMGDLYFFLSLGFLVILVLKKRTSRLNGHPSTRI